Below is a window of Streptomyces qaidamensis DNA.
CTTCGCCCTGCAGGAGCTCGGCATCCGCCTCTCCCACTGGGCCCCCACCGGCAACGAGGCCGACCTCGACAGCGCCGACTTCCTCTCCTGGTTCGCCGAGCAGCCCGAGGTCGGCGCCATCGCCTGTTACCTGGAAGGGCTGAAGGACGGCCGTTCCTTCCTGCTCGCCGCCGACCGCGCCGCCCGGCGTGGAGTCCCGGTCGTGGCCGTCAAGGTGGGCCGTACCGAGACCGGCGCCCGCACGGCCGCCTCCCACACCGGCAAACTCACCGGCGCGGACGCCGTGGTGGACGCGGCGCTGCGCCAGTACGGCGTGATCCGGGTCGACGGGCTGGACGAACTCCAGGACACGGCCGCCCTGCTGGCCCGGGCCCGGCCGCCGCGCGCGGACGGGGTCGTCGTCTACTCGATCTCGGGCGGCACGGGCGCGCACGTCGCCGACCTGGCGACCGCCGCCGGTCTGAGCCTGCCGGTACTGTCCCAGGCCAGGCAGGCCGAGCTGCACCAGTGGATACCCGAGTACCTGAGCGTCGCCAACCCGGTCGACAACGGCGGGCATCCGGTGGGCGACGAGCGCGGCCGGAAGATCATCGACGCGATCCTCGCCGACCCCACGGTGGGCGTGCTGATCTGCCCGGTCACCGGCCCGTTCCCGCCGCTCAGCGACCGGCTCGTCCGGGACCTGGTGGACGCGGCCGAGCAGACCGACAAGCTGGTCTGCGTGGTGTGGGGCTCGCCGGTCGGCACCGAGCCCGCCTACCGCGAGGTCCTGCTCGGCTCCTCCCGCGTGGCCACGTTCCGCACGGTCGGCAACTGCCTCACCGCCGTCCGCGCCTACCTCGCCCACCACCGCTTCACGACCGGCTACCGCTCCCCCTTCGACGAGGCCCCGCGCACCCCGTCGCCGTCCTACCGCAAGGCGCAGGCCCTGATGCAGCCCGGCCGGCAGCTGAGCGAGCACGCGGCGAAGCAGCTGCTGCGGGCGTACGGCATACGCGTACCGCGCGAGCAGCTGGTGACCAGCGCGGCAGCGGCCGTCCGCGCGGCCGGGCTCGTGGGCTACCCGGTGGTGATGAAGGCCTCCGGGGCCCGGATCGCCCACAAGAGCGAACTGGGCCTGGTGAAGATCGGGTTGACCTCGGCCAGCCAGGTCCGCGACGCCTACCGGGAGCTGACCGACATCGCCCGCTACGAGGACGTCGCCCTGGACGGCGTCCTGGTCTGCCAGATGGTGGAGCAGGGCGTCGAGATGGTCGTCGGTGTCGCCCACGACGACCTGTTCGGACCGACCGTGACCGTCGGACTCGGCGGCGTGCTCGTCGAGGTGCTGCGCGACACCGCCGTCGGGGTGCCGCCCTTCGGGGAGGAGCAGGCGCGGGACATGCTCGCCGGGCTGCGCGGGCGGGCCCTGCTCGACGGTGTCCGGGGGCGCCCGGCGGCGGATCTGGACGCGCTGGTCGAGGTCGTCCTGCGCGTGCAGCGCATGGCCCTGGAACTGAGCGACCAGCTCGCCGAGTTGGACATCAACCCGCTGATGGTGCTGCCGCAGGGGCAGGGCGCGGTGGCGCTGGACGCGCTGGCGGTGTGCCGCTGATGCCGGCCGTTCTGTACGCGACGGCCGGCCATGTCCTCTCCCTCACCCTCAATCGGCCCGAGTCGCTCAACGCCCTCACGCCGGACCAGCGGGACGAGATCGTCCGGCTGCTGTCCGAGGCGTCGGCGGCCCCCGGCGTACGAGCCGTCGTGATCACGGGGACGGGCCGCGGCTTCTGCGCCGGAGCGGACCTCAGGGGCGCCGGGACATCCGGCGAACGCCTCGCGGGCGATGTCGCCCGCACCCTCCGCACCGGCGCCCAGCGGCTGATCGGCGCCGTGCTCGACTGTGAGAAGCCGGTGATCGCGGCGGTGAACGGCACGGCGGCCGGCCTCGGCGCGCATCTGGCGTTCGCCTGCGATCTGGTCCTCGCGGGCGAATCCGCCCGCTTCATCGAGGTGTTCGCACGCCGCGGACTGGTCCCCGACGGCGGCGGCGCCTATCTCCTGCCCCGCCTCATCGGCCCGCAGCGCGCGAAGGAGCTGATGTTCTTCGGCGACGCGCTCAGCGCAGCGGAAGCCGAACGCCTCGGGCTCGTCAACCGGGTCGTCCGCGACGAGGAGCTGGAGAGGACGGCACGCGTGTGGGCCGAGCGTCTCGCCTCCGGCCCCACCCGCGCCCTCGCCCTGACCAAGCAGCTCGTCAACGCCTCCCTCGACACCGACCGCGCCGCCGCCTTCGCCGCCGAGGCAGCCGCGCAGGAGATCAACATGACGACGGCGGACGCACGGGAGGGCGTACGGAGCTTCGTGGAACGGCGGAGCGCGGAGTTCGAGGGACGCTGACCCTTCCTATCTGACGAGCCGTCAGCTTCAATGGCGGATGTGATGGGACAAGCAGGGATGGCGGAAGCCGCCGTCCGCTACCTCAGGTCGAACCGCACACCCGCCCCGGAGCCCGTCGAAGCGCTGCCGCGCCCCGATCTGCGCTGCGTCGCCGAGGACGAGCGCGCACCACTCGACCCGGCTGAGTTCCGACGCGTCCTCGGCGCCTTCGCGACGGGCGTGACGGTCATCACGGCACCACCCACCGCCGACGGTGACTCCCCCGCCGGCTTCGCCTGCCAGTCCTTCACGTCCCTTTCCCTCACCCCGCCCCTGGTGGCCTTCATGGTCGGCCGTACGTCGTCGACGTGGCCGCGGATCGCGCGGGCGGGGGTGTTCTGCGTGAACGTCCTGGGCGCGGGCCAGGGCGAGTTGTGCCGCGCTTTCGCGGTGAGCGGCGCGGACAAGTTCGCGGGCGTGGCCCACGACGCCGCGCCGGTGTCGGGCTCGCCCCGGCTGACGGGCGCCGTTGCGTGGATCGACTGCGCGATCCACGCCGTCCACACCGGCGGTGACCACCTCATCGTGGTCGGCCGGGTGAACGCCCTCGGCACGGCGGACGATCCGTCCGAACCGCTGCTCTTCCACCGGGGGCGCTTCACCCGGCCGGCCCGCCCGTAGGGCTCACGCCACGGTCGGCCGCCAGCCGCCACAGCAGCCCGGTGCCCTCACAGGCCAGCCGGTGGGCGACGGCGGCCCGCATCCGGTCGTCGGCGACGACCCGGCGGGCAGGGGCAGCCCGGGCTCGGAGTGCCAGCGGGCGGAACAAGGTCGAGCTCACAATGGGCCGACCGGGCGGAGCGTCGCGTCGGACCAGGGAGGCAGGAGCCATGACCACCGAGGACGGCCCGCAGGAACCCGCCGAGCACGCCCGCTTCGCCGCCTGCCTGGGCGAGCTGGAACAGGTCGCCGACACGGACGAGATGGAGCTGGTCGGCGCTGTCCTCGCCGACCCGGACCGCGTCATGGCCGAGGCTGCCGTGGTGCGGCACCTCGACCGCCGGGCCGCACAGCTGTGGCCAAAACCCGCCTGGGAGGAGTGGGCAGCGGCCGTGGGCCGGGTGGTGACCGGACGGCCTTTCCTGGTCCGGCGCCTCCAGGAGTGGTCCCTGTTTCGATCGGTCTCCCTTCAACTGCCCTGGCGGTCAGAGGATTTGCTCGTGTCGTCGGACTGGCTCCAGCTCAAGACCGCGGCCGGGTCGAGCCCCGATGCCCTCGATGTCCTCGCCGAGAGCGGCCGGACGAAGAGGATCCGCAACGCCGCCCGGGCGAGCCGCGCGCGGCGGATCGAGGCCTGAAGCCCGGAAGACCGGCCCGTTCAGGCCGCGACCGGCTCGCCCCCCGCCCTCCGCCGGATCACCAGCGCCATCAGCGCCGCCGCAGCGCACAGCGCCCCCGACGCGTACCAGACCACGTCGTACGTGCCGAACGTGTCGCGGGCGACGCCGCCCAGGAAGGCGACGAGGGCGGCGCCGACCTGGTGGGAGGCGAGGACCCAGCCGAAGACGATCGCGCTGTCCTCGCCGTAGTGCTCGCGGCACAGGGCGAGGGTGGGCGGGACGGTGGCGACCCAGTCGAGGCCGTAGAAGACGATGAAGAAGATCATCGGCGGGTGGACCACGGGGCCCAGCAGGAGCGGGAGGAACATCAGCGACACGCCCCGCAGCGCGTAGTACACCGCCAGCAGGCGGCGCGGCTCGAAGCGGTCCGTGAACCAGCCCGAGGCGATCGTGCCGACGACGTCGAAGACGCCGATGACCGCGAGCAGGGAGGCGGCGGCCTGGACGGGCATGTGGTGGTCGTGGGCCGCTGGGATGAAGTGGGTCTGGATCAGGCCGTTGGTGGAGGCGCCGCAGATCGCGAAGGTGCCGGCGAGCAGCCAGAACGGGCCGGTGCGCACGGCCGAGAGCAGGACGGTCACGGCCCGGCGGGCGGCGCCGGGGACGGGCGGCGGCTTCGGCACGAACTCGGCGGCACCGTACGGCTTCTGGCCCACGTCCGCCGGGTGGTCGTGCAGCAGGAGCCACACGAACGGCACGACCGCGAGGGCGGCGAGGGCGACCGTCACGGCGGCCGGGCGCCAGTCGTAGCGGTCGATGATCCAGGACAGCAGGGGCAGGAAGATCAGCTGGCCGGAGGCCGAGGCGGCGGTGAGGATGCCGCTGACCAGGCCGCGCCGTTCGGTGAACCAGCGGTTGGTGACGGTCGCCGCGAAGGCCAGCGCCATGGAGCCGGAGCCGAGACCGACCAGCAGGCCCCAGCACAGCATCAGCTGCCAGGCCGCGGTCATCCACACCGTGAGCCAGGAGCCGGCCGCGATCACGGTGAGGGCGACCGCGACGACCCGGCGGATGCCGAAGCGGTCCATCAGGGCCGCCGCGAACGGGGCCGTCAGGCCGTACAGCGCGAGATTCACCGAGACAGCGGCGCCGATCGTGCCGCGCGACCAGTCGAACTCGTCATGCAACGGGTCGATGAGCAGGCCCGGCACGGAACGGAAGGCGGCGGCGCCGATGATCGTCACGAAGGTGACGGCGGCGACGAACCAGGCGCGGTGCACGCGCACACGAGTCGGCTTCGGCGGCTGCTGGACGGCCGCCGCATCGGTTGTCCGGGTCACGGCATAGAGCTTCCGACCTGCGGCTCGCTCCATCGAGTGGCCCGAAGGACAGCATTCGTTAGGATCAGGCCATGCGCCGTGAGCCGGAGTTCCGCCCGCACCGGGTCGTCGTCCTCGCCCTCGACGGCCTGCTCCCCTTCGAGCTGGGCATCCCGCACCGCATCTTCGGCCGCCCCCGGGACGCCCGGGGGCGGCCGCTGTACGACGTCGTCACCTGCTCGATCCGCCCGCCGGGCCCGGTGCGGACCGACGCCGACTTCGCCGTCCAGGTCGAGCACGGCCCCGAGGCCCTGGCCACCGCCGACACCGTGATCGTCCCGGCGTCGTACGAACTCGGCCCGGTCTTCGAGGAGGGCGTGCTCACCGGCGAACTGGCCGCCGCCCTCGACCACATCCGCCCCGGCACCCGGCTCGCCTCGATCTGCACCGGCGTCTACGTCCTCGCCGCCGCCGGTCTCCTCGACGGCCGGCCCGCCACGACGCACTGGGCCGACGCCGACCGCTTCCAGCGGCTCTTCCCGCACATCCAGGTCGATCCGGACGTCCTGTTCATCGACGACGGCGACGTCCTGACCTCCGCCGGTGTCGCGGCCGGCATCGACCTGTGCCTGCACATGGTGCGCCGCGACCACGGCACGGCGGTCGCCAACGACGTGGCCCGCCGCACGGTCGTACCGCCGCACCGCGACGGCGGTCAGGCGCAGTACATCCACCGGCCCGTGCCCGACCCGCAGCAGGCGACCACGACCTCGGCCCGGGCCTGGGCCCTGGGCCGTCTCCACGAGCCGATCCAGCTGCGTGACATGGCGGCGCAGGAGTCCATGTCGGTGCGCACCTTCACCCGCCGTTTCCGTGAGGAGACCGGCGTCAGCCCCGGCCAGTGGCTCACCCAGCAGCGCGTGGAGCGGGCCCGGCACCTCCTGGAGTCCACCGACCGCTCCGTCGAGCAGGTGGCGCGGGAGGCGGGCTTCGGCACGGCCCAGTCGATGCGCCAGCACCTCCAGGCGGCCCTCGGCGTCACGCCCACCGCCTACCGGCGCACCTTCCGGGCGGAGAAGGAGACCGCCGCCGCCCTCAGAAGGTGAGCACCGCCCGTGCCACCCGCCCCGCCTCCGCGTCCGCCGCCGCCTTCTCGAAGTCCTCGACCGGGTAGGTCCGGCTGACCAGTTCGTCGAGCAGGAGGCGCCCCTGGCGGTACAGCCCGGCGTACAGGGCGATGTCCCGCTGGGGTCGGGAGGAGCCGTAACGGCAGCCCAGGATGGACTTGTCGAGGTACATCGAGGAGACCCGGAAGGACGCCTCGGCCGTGGCGGGCGGGACCCCGAGCAGGATCGCCTGGCCGTGCCGGTCCAGGGCGTCGATCGCCTGCCGGATCAGCTCCACGCGGCCGACGCACTCGAAGGCGTGGTCCGCGCCGGTGGGCAGCAGCTCGCGCACCCCCTCGGTGGACGTCAGGAAGTCGGTCGCGCCGAACCGGCGTGCCGCCTCCTCCTTCGCCGGGTTGGCGTCGACGGCCACGATCCGCCCGGCGCCCGCAAGCCGGGCCCCCTGAAGCACGTTCAGGCCGATGCCGCCCGTCCCGATGACCAGGACGCTGTCGCCGCGGTCCACCCGTGCCCGGTTCAGTACGGCGCCCACCCCGGTCAGCACCCCGCACCCGATGAGCGCCGCCGACGTCAGCGGGATGTCGTCGGGGATCCGGACGGCCTGGACGGCCTGGACGACGGTGCGCTCGGCGAACGCCGAGTTGGACGCGAACTGGTGCACCGGCGATCCGTCGTGGCGGAACGGTCGGCCGGGGCGTCCGATGGCCTGCCGGCACATGGTCGGCCGGCCCCGGTCGCACTCGGCGCACGTGCCGCAGTTCGCCAGGGTGGACAGCGCCACATGGTCACCGGGCGCGACATGGGTGACGCCCCCACCCACCGCCTCCACGACCCCGGCCCCCTCATGGCCCAGCACCACAGGCACGGGGAACGGTATGGTCCCGTCCACCACCGACAGATCGCTGTGGCACAGCCCGGCCGCCGAGATCGCGACCCGCACCTCGCCCGGCCCCGGCTCGCGCACCTCCAGGTCCGTCACGACCCGGATGTGCCTCCCGTCGAAGATCACGCCTCGCATCACACGGCCCCCTTGGGCTCCCTGGGCAGGCCGAGCACCCGCTCGGCGATGATCGTGCGCTGGATCTGGTCCGAGCCGCCGTAGATCGTGTCGGCCCGGGAGAAGAGAAACAGGTGCTGGGAGGCGTCCAGTTCATACGGCTCGGAGGCCGACCAGTCGCCGGGGCCCACGGCCGCCCCCGCGCCCCGCACCAGCACCGCCAGCTCCCCGAGCCGCTGGTGCCAGCCGGCCCACAGCAGCTTGGCCACGCTCGGGGCACCCGCGTCACCGGAACCCCCCAGCGTGCGCAGGGCGTTCCAGCGCATCGTCCGCAGCTCGGCCCACTGCCGCACGAGCCGTTCCCGTACGACGGGGTCGTGCACCACGCCCGACGCGACGGCCGCGCGCACCACGCCCGCCAGTTCCTCGGCGAACCCGATCTGCTGGGCCAGCGTGGACACCCCGCGTTCGAAACCGAGCAGGCTCATCGCGACGCGCCAGCCGTCACCCTCGCCGCCGACGACGTGCTCGGCGTGCGCGCCGTCGAGGAAGACCTCGTTGAAGTCGCTGGTGCCCGTCAGCTGGCGGATGGGGCGGACCTCGATCCGGCCGGGCTGGTCCATGGGGACGAGGAGGAAGGTCAGCCCGTGGTGCCGTGCCGAGCCGGGTTCGGTCCTGGCCAGTACGAAACACCAGTCCGCCTCGTGCGCGAGCGACGTCCAGATCTTCTGCCCGGTGACGCGG
It encodes the following:
- a CDS encoding enoyl-CoA hydratase/isomerase family protein produces the protein MPAVLYATAGHVLSLTLNRPESLNALTPDQRDEIVRLLSEASAAPGVRAVVITGTGRGFCAGADLRGAGTSGERLAGDVARTLRTGAQRLIGAVLDCEKPVIAAVNGTAAGLGAHLAFACDLVLAGESARFIEVFARRGLVPDGGGAYLLPRLIGPQRAKELMFFGDALSAAEAERLGLVNRVVRDEELERTARVWAERLASGPTRALALTKQLVNASLDTDRAAAFAAEAAAQEINMTTADAREGVRSFVERRSAEFEGR
- a CDS encoding flavin reductase family protein produces the protein MGQAGMAEAAVRYLRSNRTPAPEPVEALPRPDLRCVAEDERAPLDPAEFRRVLGAFATGVTVITAPPTADGDSPAGFACQSFTSLSLTPPLVAFMVGRTSSTWPRIARAGVFCVNVLGAGQGELCRAFAVSGADKFAGVAHDAAPVSGSPRLTGAVAWIDCAIHAVHTGGDHLIVVGRVNALGTADDPSEPLLFHRGRFTRPARP
- a CDS encoding acyl-CoA dehydrogenase family protein, coding for MEFGFGQEDEDFRAEVRDWLTAYAKDAADRRTWERTLGAAGWIGLGWGEDGYGNRRATLTQQVVWAEEYARSGAPPRSGHIGENLLAPTLLAHGTDEQKSRFLPPIAAGEELWCQGYSEPGAGSDLAGIRTAAVREPDGRTYRVTGQKIWTSLAHEADWCFVLARTEPGSARHHGLTFLLVPMDQPGRIEVRPIRQLTGTSDFNEVFLDGAHAEHVVGGEGDGWRVAMSLLGFERGVSTLAQQIGFAEELAGVVRAAVASGVVHDPVVRERLVRQWAELRTMRWNALRTLGGSGDAGAPSVAKLLWAGWHQRLGELAVLVRGAGAAVGPGDWSASEPYELDASQHLFLFSRADTIYGGSDQIQRTIIAERVLGLPREPKGAV
- a CDS encoding acetate--CoA ligase family protein; the protein is MLGSTHGTLTTDSRRTRAIACGERSGPVVHGRPAQDGDLDVSGRPLHAGVPDLDRFFRPRSVAVIGASDAEGRPNTGITRQLADWAERVGARLHPVHPSRPSVFGIPCSPSVAGLPEQVDLAVVLVGDPLPVIEELAEAKTRFAVVFASGFAETGPEGEAAQRRLAAAVERSGLRLLGPNTNLNAFERFRDDLEGPAIALITQSGHQGRPVFALQELGIRLSHWAPTGNEADLDSADFLSWFAEQPEVGAIACYLEGLKDGRSFLLAADRAARRGVPVVAVKVGRTETGARTAASHTGKLTGADAVVDAALRQYGVIRVDGLDELQDTAALLARARPPRADGVVVYSISGGTGAHVADLATAAGLSLPVLSQARQAELHQWIPEYLSVANPVDNGGHPVGDERGRKIIDAILADPTVGVLICPVTGPFPPLSDRLVRDLVDAAEQTDKLVCVVWGSPVGTEPAYREVLLGSSRVATFRTVGNCLTAVRAYLAHHRFTTGYRSPFDEAPRTPSPSYRKAQALMQPGRQLSEHAAKQLLRAYGIRVPREQLVTSAAAAVRAAGLVGYPVVMKASGARIAHKSELGLVKIGLTSASQVRDAYRELTDIARYEDVALDGVLVCQMVEQGVEMVVGVAHDDLFGPTVTVGLGGVLVEVLRDTAVGVPPFGEEQARDMLAGLRGRALLDGVRGRPAADLDALVEVVLRVQRMALELSDQLAELDINPLMVLPQGQGAVALDALAVCR
- a CDS encoding GlxA family transcriptional regulator, producing MRREPEFRPHRVVVLALDGLLPFELGIPHRIFGRPRDARGRPLYDVVTCSIRPPGPVRTDADFAVQVEHGPEALATADTVIVPASYELGPVFEEGVLTGELAAALDHIRPGTRLASICTGVYVLAAAGLLDGRPATTHWADADRFQRLFPHIQVDPDVLFIDDGDVLTSAGVAAGIDLCLHMVRRDHGTAVANDVARRTVVPPHRDGGQAQYIHRPVPDPQQATTTSARAWALGRLHEPIQLRDMAAQESMSVRTFTRRFREETGVSPGQWLTQQRVERARHLLESTDRSVEQVAREAGFGTAQSMRQHLQAALGVTPTAYRRTFRAEKETAAALRR
- a CDS encoding Zn-dependent alcohol dehydrogenase, with protein sequence MRGVIFDGRHIRVVTDLEVREPGPGEVRVAISAAGLCHSDLSVVDGTIPFPVPVVLGHEGAGVVEAVGGGVTHVAPGDHVALSTLANCGTCAECDRGRPTMCRQAIGRPGRPFRHDGSPVHQFASNSAFAERTVVQAVQAVRIPDDIPLTSAALIGCGVLTGVGAVLNRARVDRGDSVLVIGTGGIGLNVLQGARLAGAGRIVAVDANPAKEEAARRFGATDFLTSTEGVRELLPTGADHAFECVGRVELIRQAIDALDRHGQAILLGVPPATAEASFRVSSMYLDKSILGCRYGSSRPQRDIALYAGLYRQGRLLLDELVSRTYPVEDFEKAAADAEAGRVARAVLTF
- a CDS encoding MFS transporter, which gives rise to MTRTTDAAAVQQPPKPTRVRVHRAWFVAAVTFVTIIGAAAFRSVPGLLIDPLHDEFDWSRGTIGAAVSVNLALYGLTAPFAAALMDRFGIRRVVAVALTVIAAGSWLTVWMTAAWQLMLCWGLLVGLGSGSMALAFAATVTNRWFTERRGLVSGILTAASASGQLIFLPLLSWIIDRYDWRPAAVTVALAALAVVPFVWLLLHDHPADVGQKPYGAAEFVPKPPPVPGAARRAVTVLLSAVRTGPFWLLAGTFAICGASTNGLIQTHFIPAAHDHHMPVQAAASLLAVIGVFDVVGTIASGWFTDRFEPRRLLAVYYALRGVSLMFLPLLLGPVVHPPMIFFIVFYGLDWVATVPPTLALCREHYGEDSAIVFGWVLASHQVGAALVAFLGGVARDTFGTYDVVWYASGALCAAAALMALVIRRRAGGEPVAA